In the Streptomyces sp. WMMC940 genome, CGTACAGCAAGGACCTCGGGGGCAACGCGGGCGCGGCGCGGGCCAGCGTCGAGCGGACCGCCGAGGTCGCGGAGTGGCTGGAGGGCGTCTTCGGGCCGTACCCGTTCAACGCGCTCGGCGGCTACGTCCCGAACGTGCCCAGCGGGTACGCCCTGGAGACGCAGACCCGGCCGTTCTACAGCCCGCGGCAGTTCGCCAACGGCGCGAACGTCTCGGTCGTCGTGCACGAGCTGGCCCACCAGTGGTACGGGGACAGCGTCTCGGTGAAGGGCTGGAAGGACATCTGGGTCAACGAGGGCTTCGCCCGCTACAGCCAGTGGCTGTGGTCGGAGAAGGAGGGCGAGGGCACGGCGCAGGAGCTGGCCGACTACGTCTACGCCCTGCACCCGGCCGACGACCCCTTCTGGACGGTGAAACCGGGCGACCCGGGGCCGGACAAGCAGTTCGACATCGCCGTGTACGACCGCGGCGCGCTCGCCCTGCAGGCGCTGCGCAACACGATCGGCGACGAGGACTTCTTCGCGATCCTCAAGGGCTGGCCGGCCGCGCACGCCGACGGCAACGCGAGCGTCGGCGACTTCGTGCGGTACGCCGAGGGGGTCTCCGGCACACCGCTCGCGGACCTCTTCGACACCTGGCTGTACGAGCCGTCCAAGCCGGCCGCGCCCGCCGCGGCGGCGAGCGGGGCCACGAAGGCGCCCGGCGTCGCGCGGTCCGAGGTACGGCCCGCCGAGCCCAGGTCGTACCGGAGGATCGCCGCCACCGACACGGTGCACGACCACGACCGCGATCACGGCCGCGATCACGGCAACTGACCGGTGGATCGGGTGCCGCCGCCCCGCTCCGGGGCCGCGGCACCTGCGGCTACGCTGGCCCCGCACGACCTGTGCCACCCGTACGGACACCGCCGGTGAGGAGCGTCCCGTGCCCGATCGGAGCAGTGGGCCCAGACCCACCCTGGAAGCCGTCGCCGCACGGGCCGGGGTCTCCCGGGCCACGGTGTCCCGCGTCGTCAACGGCGGGGCGGGGGTGCGCGCCCCGGTGGCCGACCGGGTGCGGGAAGCGGTCGCCGAGCTCGGCTACGTACCCAACCAGGCGGCCCGCAGCCTGGTCACCCGGCGGAGCGGCGCGGTCGCCGTGATCATCGCGGAGCCGGAGTTCCGGATCTTCTCCGATCCCTTCTTCGAACGCCAGGTGCGCGGCATCAGCCGTGAGCTGAGCGTCAACGACTCGCAGTTGGTGCTTCTGTGGGTCGAGCGCCCGGACGACCACGACCGGATAGCCCGCTACCTCGGCGGCGGCCACGTCGACGGCGCGCTCGCCTTCTCGCTCCACGAGAGCGACGAACTCCCCTCGGTGGTACTGGGGTCGGGGGTGCCGGCGGTCTTCGGCGGCCGCCCCGGCGGGCCCGGCGCCGGCTCCGAGCACGCCGTGCCCTACGTCGACTGCGACAACCGGGGCGGCGCCCGTACGGCGGTGCGCCATCTCGTCGGACTCGGCCGTCGCCGGATCGCCCATATCGCCGGGCCCCGGGACCAGACGTCGGCGCTCGACCGACTCCACGGCTACCGCGACGTGCTGCCGGACGCCGAGCCGGGGCTGACCGTCCAGGGCGACTTCACTGCGCGCAGCGGGGAGCTGGCGATGGCCGCGCTGCTCGGCCCGGGTGCGGCGGCGCCGGACGCGGTGTTCGCCTCGAACGACCTGATGGCCTCGGGGGCGCTGGGGCTGCTGCGGGAGCGGGGGCTGCGGGTGCCGGAGGACGTCGCACTCGTCGGCTTCGACGACATGGCGTCGGTGGCGGAGACCACCGATCCGCCGCTGACGACGGTCCGCCAGGACATCGAGGGCAACGGTCGGCTGATGGTACGGCTGCTGATGGATCTGCTGGACGGGCGGGACACGGACGCCGCTCCCCCGGCCTCGGTGATCACACCGACCACGCTGGTACGGCGCGCCACGGCCTGAGCCGTCCCGCGGCCGCGAGGGCTCGGGCACGCGCCGGCGCGGGCGTCGCGCCGCCCGGGACCTGCGTGGAAGTCCCCGCGCGAGCACCACGCGTCCCGGCGGGACACGAGTCCGGGCGGGACACGGGTCCGGCCCGGCCGTTCCGCCGCCGGCCAGGACATGGACCTCGGCGCGAGCGTCACATTCCCCGGCGGGGCCCGAGTCCAGGGGCTGACGACCCGAGCCCGCCCCACGATGACGTCGGCCTGCCCAGGCGGACGACGCGGCACACGGGCTCGCCGGGGCGTGCGCGAATCGGGCACCGGCGCCCCGCGATCGCCCCCGCCCGGCCGGCACGCCGTCGGCCGCCCCGCGGGAGTCCGTCACCTCGCGCGCCCCGTCGGCAGCCGGCCCTCCGCCCGGGCCCGGCGACGGGCTTGTCTGGCCTGCGGCAGATAGCGCAGCCGCTCCGGAAGCAGGGGCACGACGATCCTGACCGCCCGGCCGAAACACCGCAGCCGCCGCTCCTGTTCGGCGGTCCACCGGAGCCCGATCGCCTCGCGGGCGTCCGGCGGCATCAGCCCGACGGTGAGGAAGCGCCTCAGCCGGAGGAACCGGGGCAGGATCAGCGGCCAGCACGGGCGCAGCAGCAGTCTCAGCGGGAGGGGCCCGAGGGCGGGCGGCGGCAGCCTGCGGTCGGTGGCGAGGAGTTCCCGGACGACGGCGGTGGCTTCGAGCTCGTCGGCGAGGACCTTGCGGTAGTAGGGCCAGAACTCCTCGACGGTGCCCGGCATGTCGCGGTCGCGGATACCGAGCACCCGGCCGACCCTCAGCCATTCCTCGTAGAGCCGGCGCTCCTGGGCCTCGGTGAACGGGCGGTACAGATAGCGGATCGCATGGTGGTGGACGGGGAAGCCGGTGGCGTGGACCCACGCGTAGTACTCGGGGGTGAGCGCGTGGTAGCGGCGGCCCCTGCTGTCGGTGCCCCGAATGTCCCGGTGGAGCCGGCGCAGTCGGCGACCCTCCTCCGCGGCGGCGTCCCCGCCGTACACCCACAGCTGGAGCGAGCGCAGTGAGCGCTCGCCGCGGCCCCAGGGGTCGGTGCGGAAGACGGAGTGCTCGTCGACGCCCGCGCCGACGGCCGGGTGCGCGACCTGCAGGGTGAGCGCGGCGGGGAGCATCAGCAGCCCGCGCACGTCCCCGACGAGGGTCCACAGGACACCGCCGGGCGGCGGGGGCAGGGGGTCCGGCCCGCCCGTGCCGTCCGCCTCCCGCGTCAGGTGATCCTGCGGCCTGGTCATCGGTGTGCTCCCGGAGGCCGGCGGGCGCGGTGCGACGCGCTCTCTCACACCTCCAGTATGCGATCACGGCCGGACGAGCGGGCAGCGAGAGGCCGATCCGTCCCGGGAAGTCCCCTTGAAGAATCCCGGAACGCGACTTGTCCGTAAACGTTCCCAGGAACGTGGAACTCCGGCAAGAAACCCGGCACCTGACGGTTACCCGAAGGTAACTGCCGCTGCTTTGATGTGCGCGCCGGTATCACCCCCACCCCCACCCCCACCCCCACCAGAATCGGGAGTTCCAGTGCCGCAATCCGTGCTCCGCCGCGCGTCCGGCGCAGCCCTCTCCACGGCGGTCGCCGCCGCTGCCCTGGCGGTCGCCGCGCCGTCGGCGTCCGCCTCCCCCGCCGGGCAGACCGCCGTGGCGACGCCCTCGCTGAGAGTCCTGACGTACAACGTCTTCCTCTTCAGCAGGACCCTGTACCCCAACTGGGGCCAGGACCACCGGGCCGCCGAGATCCCCAAGGCCCCGTACTTCCAGGGCAACGACGTCGTCGTGCTCCAGGAGGCGTTCGACAACTCCTCGTCCGAAGCGCTGCAGCGCAACGCCCGCGCCCAGTACCCGTACCAGACCCCCGTGATGGGCCGCAGCAAGAGCGGCTGGGACGCGACGGGCGGCGCGTACTCGGCGACGGTGCCGGAGGACGGCGGGGTCACGGTCCTCAGCAAGTGGCCCATCGTGCGCAAGGAGCAGTACGTCTACAAGGACGCCTGCGGCTCCGACTGGTGGTCCAACAAGGGCTTCGTGTACGCGGTCCTGGATGTGAAGGGCAGCCGGGTGCACGTGGTGGGGACCCATGCGCAGTCGACCGACCCGGGCTGCGCGGCGGGCGAGGCGGCGCGGATGCGCAGCCGCCAGTTCAAGGCGCTCGACGCGTTCCTCGACGCCAAGAACATCCCGGCCTCCGAGCAGGTGCTGGTGGCGGGCGACTTCAACGTCGACTCGCGCACCCCCGAGTACGCGACCATGCTGGCGGACGGTGGGCTCGCCGACGCGGACAGCCGCACCGGGCACGCGTACTCCTTCGACCCCCAGGACAACTCGATCGCGGCCGACCGCTATCCGGGCGAGCCGCGCGAGGATCTCGACCACGTCCTGCACCGGGCGGGGCACGTCCGCCCGGCCGGCTGGCGGAACGACGTGGTCAAGGAGCAGAGCGCGCCCTGGACGGTCACCAGCTGGGGCACCGACTACACCTACACCAACCTCTCGGACCACTACCCGGTCGCCGCCTTCGGGCAGTAGCCGACAAGGCGTAGCCGCAAGGCTTGTGCAGCTGGTCGGGGGCCGCTCTTCGGCAGTGGCTGCAGCCCTTTCCGGCTGTCATGGTGGTGTCCATGACGGGTCAGGGGCACACGCACGGGCACACGGAGGACCACACGGCCGGCCGTCCCGGCGTGCCCGCGGGCGGCCGCGGGCACGCACACGGGCACGGGCAGGGCCATGGCCACGGCCGTGGACACCATCACCATCACGGCGAGCGCATCGACGCGGCACTCGAAGGCTCGGCCGAAGGGTTGCGCACACTCTGGTTCTCCTTCGCCGTCCTGGCCGCGACCACCGCCGTCCAGGCGGTCATCGCGGCGCTGTCGGGGTCGGTCGCGCTGCTGGGCGACACCGTCCACAACGCGACCGACGCGCTCACCGCGCTGCCGCTCGCCCTGGCCTTCGTACTGGGCCGGCGCGCCGCGACGCGGCGCTACACCTACGGCTTCGGCCGCGCCGAGGACCTGGCGGGAGTCCTGGTCGTCCTGGTGATCGCCGCCTCCGCCGCCTTCGCCGGGTACGAGGCGGTCCGGCGGCTGCTGGACCCCCAGGACATCACCCACCTACCGGCGGTGGCAGCGGCCGGGCTCGTGGGGTTCGCGGGCAACGAGTGGGTGGCGAGGGCGCGCATCCGTACGGGGCGCCGCATCGGCTCCGCCGCGCTCGTCGCGGACGGACTGCACGCCCGCACCGACGGATTCACCTCCCTCGCCGTGCTGCTCGGCGCCGGCGGCGCGGCACTGGGCTGGCGGTACGCGGACCCCCTCGTCGGCCTCGTCATCACCGGGGCGATCCTCCTCGTACTGCGTGGCGCGGCCCGCGAGATCTGGCACCGTCTGATGGACGCCGTGGATCCGGCCCTGGTCGACACGGCCGAGCACGCACTCGCGGATGTGGAAGGCGTACGGGCCGTGGGGGCCGTGCGGATGCGGTGGATCGGGCACACGCTTCGCGCGGAGACGTCGCTCGAGGTCGACCCGGGGCTCACGGTCGTAGAGGCCCACGCCGTGGCCGTCGCCGCCGAACACGCACTGCTCCACGCGGTGCCCCGGCTGGCGGGTGCGACCGTGCACATCGACCACGCGGGCACGGCCGGCCAGGACCCGCACGCCGCGCTCGACCACCACTTCGCCCGGTGAGCGCCCGGTTCGGCCGCGTGACTGCCCGGTGGCGTGAACGCTCCACCCCGGTGGCCGCTCCACCCCGGTGACCGTCCGACGCCGGTGGTGCGGTGGCGGTGCCTCACCCGGCGCCTGCACGCTCCTACCGGTACCAGGCTGCGGCGCTCCAGGCGTACAGCGCGATGGTCGCGGCCACACAGGCGAGGACCACCCAGGAGCCGAAGCCCGTGTGCCGTACGGGGCGCCGTCCGGTGCGCGGAGTCCGCCCGCGACCGGAGCGTGCGGACCGGGCCGGACGGGCCGGCCGCTGAGCGCCCCCGGAACGCACGGAGAAGCGCCCGACCCGCGCTGGGGGCGCGAGGGCCGGGGCAGTCACGCCCGGCGAAGGGTCCGCGGCGGCCTCGGCGAGCAGCCGGCGGCAGACGGCGGCCAGTTCGGCCGTACCGGCCTTGACGTGCATCACCGCCTCCGAGCGCGCGGGAGCCGTCGTACCGCCGTCGAGTATGCGGCCGGCGCGCAGCAGGATCTCGTCGCGGCCGCCGCTCGGCGCCAGGCTGATCCAGCGCCTGACGTGCTCGCCCCGGATGACCACGCCTCCCGCGTGGTCCCGGTACACGGTGTGCTCACGCCACAGGACGTCCGCCAACTCTGCGGCGGTCTCCCTCAGTTGCGCACTCACGCTCTCCCCCGCTCTGCCGTGCGCCGCTCGAACAAGCACCGCACTCTAGCGTCAGGCGCGGACCGAGCCGCGCGCGGGCTCCTCGCCGTGGTCGTACACCGTCACCGGTATGCCCTGCTCGACGAGCCGGGCCCACACCAGCGGCTCCACCCGGGACCAGGTGCCGCCCGCCGGCCCGCAACCGAGCCTCGGCATGTGGACGGAGGCTCCGAGCTCTGCGGCCCTCGCGGCGACCTCGCCGAGCACCCTGTCGACGGCCTCGTACCGCACGGGCACCCCCTTGCCGCCCGTGCGCGTCCCCCGCTGGCCCACCATGTTCGCCACCCACACGTACGGCCCGACACGCACGAACTGGACCGCGCCGAGACAGAAGTCGGAGCTTGACGCCCTTGCCCTGCGGCGCGGTGGCGTCCCCCCGTACGTAAGTGATCCCCGCCATGCCACCACGCTACGAGGCGCCTCTGACAATCGGCCCGGGATCACCCGGGTTTCACAACTCTGGTGAGACAGCAATACTGTTGCATCGGACCGGCGCATGCAGGGAGCGAGGAATACGATGGCGACCGAAAACGAGGGGCCGACGCTGACCGTCGACGAGCTGGCCGCCCGTGCGGGCGTCACCGTCCGCACCATTCGGTTCTACAGCACCCGCGGTCTGCTGCCGCCGCCGCAGATCGGCCCGCGCCGCGTCGGCCACTACGGCACGGAGCACCTCTCCCGGCTGGCCCTGATCGAGGAACTGCAGCACCAGGGAATGACCCTCGCGGCCATCGAACGCTACCTGGAACAGCTGCCGCCGGGGCTGAGCGCGCAGGATCTGGCGATCCACCGGGCCCTGGTGGCCTCCTGGGCGCCCGAGTCGGCCGAGGAGACCGGTCTGGAGGAGCTGGTACGCCGGGCCGGGCGGCCGCTGTCGGAGCAGGACGTCGACCGGCTCGCGGCCATGGGCGTGCTGGACCGCACCGCCGCGCCGGACGTGTTCCGGCTCGACGGCGGGCTGCTGCGCCTCGGTGTCGAGCTGCTCGACGTCCCGATCGCCCACGAGACGATCCTCGCCTCCCGCACGGTCCTGCTGGAGCACGCCCGCGCCGCCGCCCAGGAGCTGACCAGACTGTTCCGCGACGAGGTGTGGGGCCCCTACCGCGAGCAGCAGTCCGATCCGGACCATGTCGCCGCGATGAAGTCGCTCTCGGCCCATATGCAGCCGATGGTGATCCAGGCCCTGGTGACGGCCTTCCAGCGGTCGCTGCGGGAGGAACTCCGCGCGGCGTTCGGAACCGGCGGGGACACACCCGCCCGGCCCGAGTAGGGCCGGGACCGGGCGGGGCCTCCTCTGCGGGCAGACACCCTGGTGCCGGGGATCGGTGGGACGGCACCGCGCGGCGCCTCCGACCCGTACCGCTCGGTGCGGGCGGGCGGTGACGGCCGGGGGCAATGGGAGCCGTCCATGTCATGACCGCCCGCCGCCAGGGCCCGCCCTTGGGGCCGGCGGCCATGAGACCCGCCGAGGTGCCACACCGGCGCCTCGGCGGAGCCGATCCGGGGGACCTGCCGCAGTGGTCCTCGTCGTGACGCGCCGCCGCTCATCCGGGCGACGGGGTGCCGACTACCTTCCTCGTCGCGTCCGCCAGTTCTTCGCTCTGGGGCCGCACGGCCTCGGTGAGTTCTCGACGCACCTCCGGCGGTGTGTCGGGATTCTCGATCTTCGCCAGGGTCCGGGCCAGCGGCTGCACGGCCCTGGTGAGCTCCTCGCGTTGCTCCGGTGACGTCTTGGGGTCCTCGATCAGCCGCAGCGTGACGGTCAACTGCAGGACACTCGTCGTGTACGCCGCCCGCTGCCCCGGCGGCGTCTTCTCGATGATCCGCAACGAACTGGTCAACGGCCGCACCACACTCAGCAGCGCCGCACGCTCCTTCGGCGACGTCTTGGGGTCCTCGATCAGCCGCAGCGTGACGGTCAACTGCCGGGCACACGCCGTGTACGCCGCCCGCTGCCCCGGCGGCGTCTTCTCGATGATCCGCAACGAACTGGTCAACGGCCGCACCACACTCAGCAGCGCCGCACGCTCCTTCGGCGACGTCTTGGGGTCCTCGATCAGCCGCAGCGTGACGGTCAGCTGCTGCACGCTCTTGGCGAGCACGGCCCGATCATGCACCGGCGTCTTCGGGTCTTCGAGCATCCGCAGCGTCGACGGCAGCTGGTCCACGGTCTCCCCCAGCTCCGGAGGAACGTCCTGCCGCTTCGTCAGCTCAGCCACGTCATCCTTGAGTTGCGGTGTCAGCCGCTGCAGTTCTTCCTTCTGTTCCGCCGGACCCTCGGTATCCTGCGTGGGCTCCTGCGGCGGGGGCGGCGACTGGTCCTGCGGCGGACGAGGAGACTGGTCCTGTGGCTGGGGTGTCTGCTGGTCCGGCGGGGGCTCGGGAGGCGGAGGTGGGGGCTCCGGAGGCGGAGGAGGAGGCTCGGGAGGCGGAGGAGGAGGCTCCGGAGGCGGAGGAGGAGGCTCCGGAGGCGGAGGAGGAGGCTCGGGAGGCGGAGGAGGAGGCTCCGGCTGAGCCCGCGCCTCGGCCGGCCCCTGGGAAAGGGCCGGGGACGCCGTCGCAGCGCCGGTCACGCCCGCCGGTACGGCGAGCACCGTTGCCAGACAGGTGGCGCCGACGAAGCGGCAGATGCGTCGGCGGGCGGTTTCGGCCATCACGGCTCCAAGTGCGCTTCGACTGCGCGGAGCTGCCTGCCCCCTCAGGTGCCGGAGATGGTACCGGCAGCACCGGAGCTCCCGGCTCAACGGTACGCAGGCGGCATACGTGCCAGTCTTCGCCGAGCATCCGCGTTCCGCAACTCCGCGCACCACGTGCGGTCCCGATCCCGGTGGTGCGACGCCCGCGCACCCGCGCATGGTCCTTGGCCGATGCCTCGTGCCGAAGCCCCCGCGCGAGCGCGCGACCGGCCGCCGCGTCACCGGCGGCACCCGTCCGCCCACGCGCCCCGGTCCGGCCGCGACCCACCCGCCCGCACGACCCGGCCGGACCGGGAGCCGGTCCGGCCGGGGCCGCGGCGGATGTCAGTCGTCGGTGAAGACCTCGCCCCGAGCGGCCTTCTCCACCAGCAGCGCGGGCGGTTCGAAGCGCTCGCCGTACGCCTCCGCCAGCTCGCGCGCCCGGGCGACGAAGCCGGGCAGGCCGTTGCCCACCCCGTCACGGCCCTCGTAGCCGTTGATGTACTGCAGGACGCCGCCCGTCCACGCGGGGAAGCCGATGCCCATGATGGACCCGATGTTGGCGTCGGCCACCGACGTCAGCACGCCCTCCTCCAGGCACCGGACGGTGTCCAGCGCCTCGGAGAAGAGCATGCGCTCCTGCATGTCCTCGAACGGGACGTGCGCACCGGGCTCGGCGAAGTGCTCGCGCAGTCCCGGCCACAGCCCGGCACGCTTGCCGTCGACGTAGTCGTAGAAGCCCGCGCCGCCGCTGCGGCCGGTGCGCCCGAAGTCGTCGACCAGCCGATCGATGACCGCGTCCGCCGGGTGCGGGGTCCATGTGCCGCCCGACTCCTCCACGGCCCGCCGCGCCTCGTCCCGGATCCTGCGCGGGAGGGTGAGCGTGAGCTCGTCCATCAGCGAGAGGACCTTCGCCGGGTACCCGGCCTGGGCCGCGGCCTGCTCGACCGACGCGGGCTCAACGCCCTCGCCGACCATCGCCACGCCCTCGTTGATGAACTGTCCGATCACGCGCGAGGTGAAGAACCCGCGGGAGTCGTTCACGACGATCGGGGTCTTGTTGATCTGGCGGACCAGGTCGAAGGCGCGCGCCAGCGCCTCGTCACCGGTGCGCTCGCCCTTGATGATCTCCACCAGCGGCATCTTGTCCACGGGCGAGAAGAAGTGCAGCCCGATGAAGTCGAGGGGACGCTCGACTCCCTCGGCGAGCAGCGTGATCGGCAGGGTCGAGGTGTTGGAGCACAGCAGCGCATCCGGCTCGACGACGTGCTGGATCTCCTGGAACACCTTGTGCTTGAGCGCAGGATCCTCGAAGACGGCCTCGATGACGGCGTCGCAGCCCGCGAGGTCGGCCGGGTCGGCCGTCGGCGTGATCCGGGCGAGCAGTTCGGCGCGCTTGGCCTCAGTCGTACGGCCCCGGCTCAGCGCCTTGTCCAGCAGCTTCTCGGAGTACGCCTTCCCCCGCTCGGCGGCGTCGGCGTCGACGTCCTTGAGGACCACCTCGATACCGGCCCGGGCGCAGGAGTACGCGATGCCCGCGCCCATCATCCCGGCACCGAGGACGGCGACCTTGCGGACCTTGCGCCGTTCGATGCCCTTGGGGCGGTTCGCGCCGGAGTTGACCGCCTGGAGGTCGAAGAAGAACGCCTGGATCATGTTCTTGGCGGTCTGGCCGGTGAGCAGCTCGGTGAAGTACCGCGCCTCGATGACCTGGGCGGTCTCGAAGTCCACCTGCGAGCCCTCGACCGCGGCCGCGAGGATGTTGCGCGGCGCCGGGAACGGCGCGCCGTTCAGCTGCTTCTTGAGGTTGGCGGGGAAGGCGGGCAGGTTCGCGGCGAACTTCGGGTTCGACGGAGTGCCGCCGGGGATCCGGTAGCCCTTGACGTCCCAGGGCTGCTGCGACTCGGGATGCGCCTCGATGAAGGCGCGCGCCTTGGCCAGCATCTCCTCGGGCGTGGCGGCCACCTCGTGGACGAGGCCGTTCTCGAGCGCGCGCCGCGGGGAGTACTGGGTGCCCTGCAGGAGGACCTTCAGCAGGGCGTCGGCGATGCCCATGAGGCGCACGGTGCGGGTGACGCCGCCGCCGGCGGGCAGCAGTCCGAGCGTGACCTCCGGCAGGCCGATCTTGGAGCCGGGTGCGTCGAGGGCGATGCGGTGGTGGCAGGCGAGGGCGATCTCGTAACCGCCGCCGAGCGCGGCGCCGTTGATGGCGGCGACGACGGGCTTGCCCAGGGTCTCGATGCGGCGCAGCGCGCGCTTGATGCCCATGCCCATGTCGAACGCCTGCTGGGCGTGTTCGGGGCCGACCTTGATCATGTCCTTGAGGTCGCCGCCCGCGAAGAAGGTCTTCTTGGCGGAGGTGAGGACGATGCCGCGGATGGAGTCCTTCTCGGCCTCGGCGCGATCGGCGATCGCGGCGATCGAGGCGCGGAAGGCCTGGTTCATGGTGTTGGCGGACTGGTCCGGGTCGTCCAGGACGAGGGTGACGATCCCGGTCTCGTCCTGCTCCCAGCGGATGGTGGTGCTCGTCGGCGTTGCGGTCATTGCTGCTTCTCCGTACGGGGGAAGGGGCGGGAGGGACGAGGGGTCAGATGCGTTCGACGATCGTGGCGATGCCCATGCCGCCGCCGACGCAGAGGGTGGCGAGGCCGTACCGCTTGTCCTGGCGCTCCAGTTCGTCGATGAGGCTGCCGAGGATCATCGCGCCGGTGGCGCCGAGCGGGTGGCCCAGCGCGATGGCTCCGCCGTTGACGTTGACCTTGTCGAGGGAGAGCCCCATGTCCTTCACGAAACGCAGGACGACGGCGGCGAAGGCCTCGTTGATCTCGACGAGGTCGATGTCGTCGATCGTCAGCCCGGCCTTGACGAGTGCCTTGCGGGTGGCGGGCGCGGGGCCGGTGAGCATGATGGTGGGCTCGGACCCGGAGACCGCGGCGGAGACGATCCGGGCACGGGGCCGGAGGCCGTAACGCTCGCCGACCTCCCTGGAGCCGACGGCCACCAGCGAGGCCCCGTCGACGATGCCGGAGGAGTTGCCCGCGTGGTGGACGTGGTCGATCTCCTCCACCCAGTGGTACGTCTGGAGCGCGACGGCGTCGAAGCCGCCCATGTCCCCGATTCCCGCGAACGAGGGCTTGAGTGCGGCCAGGGAGTCCGCGGTGGTGCCGGGACGCATGTGCTCGTCGTGGTCGAGGACGACGAGGCCGTTGCGGTCCTTCACCGGGACGACGGAGCGGTCGAAGCGGCCGTCCTTCCAGGCCGCTGCCGCACGCTCCTGGGACAGGGCCGCGTACTCGTCCACGTCGCGCCGGGAGAAGCCCTCGATGGTGGCGATCAGATCGGCGCCGATGCCCTGCGGCACGAAGTGGGTGTCGAAGTTGGTCATCGGGTCGGCGAACCAGGCACCGCCGTCGGAGGCCATCGGGACACGTGACATCGACTCGACGCCGCCCGCGAGCACCAGGTCCTCCCAACCCGAGCGGACCTTCATCGCCGCCATGTTGACGGCCTCCAGACCCGAGGCGCAGAAGCGGTTCTCCTGGACACCGGCGACGGTGTCGGGCAGTCCGGCAGCGATGGCGGAGATCCTGGCGATGTCCGAGCCCTGGTCGCCGACCGGGCCCACGACACCGAGCACGACGTCGTCGATCGCGGCGGGGTCGAGCCCCGGGAAGCGGGAGCGGATCTCGTGGATCAGGCCGACGACGAGGTCGATCGGCTTGGTGCCGTGCAGGGCGCCGTTGGCCTTGCCGCGGCCGCGCGGGGTGCGGATCGCGTCGTACACATACGCTTCGGTACTCACAACAGAGCCTTTCGCATCACGGGTGGGGGTGAGGGGTGAGGCAGCGGGAGGTTCGGGGTCGGAGGGCGTGCGCCGGGCGGGTGCCGTTCCGCGGCTCCGGCCGAAAGGGCGGCCGGTCGGGAGAGCGGCCGGTCAGGAGAGCAGTGCGCGGCCGACGATCTCCTTCATGATCTCGGTGGTGCCACCGTAGATCG is a window encoding:
- a CDS encoding 3-hydroxyacyl-CoA dehydrogenase NAD-binding domain-containing protein — protein: MTATPTSTTIRWEQDETGIVTLVLDDPDQSANTMNQAFRASIAAIADRAEAEKDSIRGIVLTSAKKTFFAGGDLKDMIKVGPEHAQQAFDMGMGIKRALRRIETLGKPVVAAINGAALGGGYEIALACHHRIALDAPGSKIGLPEVTLGLLPAGGGVTRTVRLMGIADALLKVLLQGTQYSPRRALENGLVHEVAATPEEMLAKARAFIEAHPESQQPWDVKGYRIPGGTPSNPKFAANLPAFPANLKKQLNGAPFPAPRNILAAAVEGSQVDFETAQVIEARYFTELLTGQTAKNMIQAFFFDLQAVNSGANRPKGIERRKVRKVAVLGAGMMGAGIAYSCARAGIEVVLKDVDADAAERGKAYSEKLLDKALSRGRTTEAKRAELLARITPTADPADLAGCDAVIEAVFEDPALKHKVFQEIQHVVEPDALLCSNTSTLPITLLAEGVERPLDFIGLHFFSPVDKMPLVEIIKGERTGDEALARAFDLVRQINKTPIVVNDSRGFFTSRVIGQFINEGVAMVGEGVEPASVEQAAAQAGYPAKVLSLMDELTLTLPRRIRDEARRAVEESGGTWTPHPADAVIDRLVDDFGRTGRSGGAGFYDYVDGKRAGLWPGLREHFAEPGAHVPFEDMQERMLFSEALDTVRCLEEGVLTSVADANIGSIMGIGFPAWTGGVLQYINGYEGRDGVGNGLPGFVARARELAEAYGERFEPPALLVEKAARGEVFTDD
- a CDS encoding acetyl-CoA C-acetyltransferase yields the protein MSTEAYVYDAIRTPRGRGKANGALHGTKPIDLVVGLIHEIRSRFPGLDPAAIDDVVLGVVGPVGDQGSDIARISAIAAGLPDTVAGVQENRFCASGLEAVNMAAMKVRSGWEDLVLAGGVESMSRVPMASDGGAWFADPMTNFDTHFVPQGIGADLIATIEGFSRRDVDEYAALSQERAAAAWKDGRFDRSVVPVKDRNGLVVLDHDEHMRPGTTADSLAALKPSFAGIGDMGGFDAVALQTYHWVEEIDHVHHAGNSSGIVDGASLVAVGSREVGERYGLRPRARIVSAAVSGSEPTIMLTGPAPATRKALVKAGLTIDDIDLVEINEAFAAVVLRFVKDMGLSLDKVNVNGGAIALGHPLGATGAMILGSLIDELERQDKRYGLATLCVGGGMGIATIVERI